A region of Micromonospora sp. WMMD882 DNA encodes the following proteins:
- a CDS encoding PepSY domain-containing protein yields MNRKTLIVASAGGVAALALVGSAIGVAAAEERTGRTTLAAATTAPAAPTTTPDDSAAVPTSPGATDAPTTAAPTSAAPSATGSPSGGVGPAAGDAAVDLQRAGEIALARVGGGEIVGIEAEREDGRDVWSVEIVDGQTEHEIDVDRKDGAVVKAEQEPVDDDDDDDDDGDDDGDDD; encoded by the coding sequence ATGAACCGCAAGACCCTGATCGTGGCGTCGGCGGGCGGCGTGGCGGCGCTCGCGCTGGTCGGTTCGGCCATCGGTGTCGCCGCCGCCGAGGAGCGGACCGGCCGGACCACGTTGGCCGCCGCCACCACGGCCCCGGCGGCCCCGACCACCACCCCGGACGACAGCGCCGCCGTGCCGACCAGCCCGGGAGCCACCGACGCCCCGACCACCGCCGCCCCGACCAGCGCCGCGCCGAGCGCGACCGGCTCGCCGTCCGGCGGCGTGGGCCCGGCCGCCGGTGACGCCGCTGTGGACCTGCAGCGGGCCGGTGAGATCGCCCTGGCCCGCGTCGGCGGCGGCGAGATCGTCGGGATCGAGGCCGAACGCGAGGATGGCCGGGACGTGTGGAGCGTGGAGATCGTCGACGGGCAGACCGAGCACGAGATCGACGTGGACCGCAAGGACGGCGCGGTGGTCAAGGCCGAGCAGGAGCCGGTCGACGATGACGATGACGATGACGACGACGGCGATGACGACGGCGATGACGACTGA
- a CDS encoding HAMP domain-containing sensor histidine kinase, with product MRARLALLAAAVSVLTLVAFLVPLALLVRAVAADRATVRATADAQSLVPVVGTADPATIRLTVEQLAVDSGRPVSVFLPDGTVLGTLAPRTPAVALAARGQSLTAESAEGREVVIAVQGRADGTGVIRTVVPRAELSAGVGRAWLVLALLGVVLVVIGLAVADRLARTLVRPISELSVVSHRLANAELDARVTPAGPTELREVAGALNHLAGRIQVLLAQEREQVADLSHRLRTPLTALRLEAESLRDPQDAARIAAAVDGLERVVTGLIRQARRDRTAAVGPVGCDAAAVLADRVAFWSVLAEDTGRAVRCDLAAGPLPVGVPADDLAAAVDALLGNVFAHTPDGTPFTVRLTRDGEQAVLAVTDQGPGMPAVTTPAGTVRRGASGAGSTGLGLDIARRVAEAGGGRLDLRAGPGGGAEVLLRLRSPS from the coding sequence GTGAGAGCCCGACTGGCGCTGCTCGCCGCCGCGGTCAGCGTGCTCACCCTGGTCGCTTTCCTGGTGCCGCTGGCCTTGCTGGTCCGCGCGGTCGCCGCGGACCGGGCCACCGTCCGGGCCACCGCCGACGCGCAGAGCCTGGTCCCGGTGGTCGGCACGGCCGACCCGGCGACCATCCGGCTCACCGTGGAGCAGCTCGCCGTCGACTCGGGTCGCCCGGTCAGCGTCTTCCTGCCCGACGGCACGGTGCTCGGCACGCTCGCCCCCCGTACCCCGGCGGTGGCCCTGGCGGCGCGCGGGCAGAGCCTCACCGCGGAGTCCGCCGAGGGACGCGAGGTGGTGATCGCCGTCCAGGGCCGCGCCGACGGCACCGGAGTGATCCGGACGGTGGTGCCGCGCGCCGAGCTGTCCGCCGGGGTGGGCCGGGCCTGGCTGGTGCTGGCCCTGCTCGGGGTGGTGCTGGTGGTGATCGGGCTGGCGGTGGCCGACCGGCTGGCCCGGACCCTGGTCCGGCCGATCAGCGAGCTGTCCGTGGTGTCGCACCGGCTCGCCAACGCCGAGCTGGACGCCCGGGTGACGCCGGCCGGGCCGACCGAGCTACGCGAGGTGGCCGGCGCGCTCAACCACCTGGCGGGCCGGATCCAGGTGCTGCTCGCCCAGGAACGCGAGCAGGTGGCCGACCTGTCGCACCGGCTGCGGACCCCGCTCACCGCCCTGCGGCTGGAGGCCGAGTCGCTGCGCGACCCGCAGGACGCGGCCCGGATCGCCGCCGCGGTGGACGGCCTGGAGCGGGTGGTGACCGGGCTGATCCGGCAGGCCCGCCGGGACCGTACCGCGGCGGTCGGCCCGGTCGGCTGCGACGCGGCGGCGGTGCTCGCGGACCGGGTGGCGTTCTGGTCGGTGCTGGCCGAGGACACCGGCCGGGCGGTGCGCTGCGACCTGGCGGCCGGGCCGTTGCCGGTCGGCGTGCCCGCCGACGACCTGGCGGCGGCGGTCGACGCGCTGCTCGGCAACGTGTTCGCGCACACCCCGGACGGCACCCCGTTCACCGTCCGGCTGACCCGCGACGGGGAGCAGGCGGTGCTCGCCGTGACCGACCAGGGGCCGGGGATGCCGGCCGTCACGACGCCGGCCGGCACGGTGCGCCGGGGCGCCAGCGGGGCCGGCTCGACCGGGCTCGGTCTGGACATCGCCCGCCGGGTGGCGGAGGCCGGCGGGGGCCGGCTGGACCTGCGGGCCGGGCCCGGCGGTGGGGCCGAGGTGCTGCTCCGGCTCAGGTCGCCGTCCTGA
- a CDS encoding septum formation initiator, with product MRRPLLAVAGWLVTAVLVTLVGVAAIRLVGESITGTPGGVRSQDEVERALASPAPTSPGPSAAPSGPVASGAPTPSAGVGSPSAGAGARRVFASAGGTAVAECGPTGVRLVSWAPAQGYRVGEADRGPDDDVEVSFVGPGGEHELKLRCVGGEPVAEPDDD from the coding sequence ATGCGTCGTCCGCTTCTCGCCGTGGCCGGCTGGCTGGTCACCGCCGTGCTGGTCACCCTGGTCGGGGTGGCCGCGATCCGGTTGGTCGGGGAGAGCATCACCGGCACTCCCGGGGGTGTGCGCAGTCAGGACGAGGTGGAACGCGCCCTGGCCAGCCCGGCACCGACCAGCCCCGGGCCGTCCGCAGCGCCGTCCGGGCCGGTGGCGTCCGGTGCTCCGACGCCCTCCGCCGGCGTCGGGTCGCCGAGCGCCGGGGCGGGAGCGCGCCGGGTCTTCGCGAGCGCCGGCGGGACCGCGGTGGCCGAGTGCGGGCCGACCGGCGTACGGCTGGTCTCCTGGGCGCCCGCCCAGGGTTACCGGGTCGGTGAGGCCGACCGGGGCCCGGACGACGACGTCGAGGTGAGCTTCGTCGGCCCGGGCGGCGAGCACGAGCTGAAGCTGCGCTGCGTGGGCGGCGAGCCGGTGGCCGAGCCGGACGACGACTGA
- a CDS encoding sigma-70 family RNA polymerase sigma factor: MRAPGAAGRGPVPEPGPGALVGAAASGDEAAWAELVRRYTPLVLSVIRAHHLDRADAADVNQTVWLRLVEQLGRLRESDALPAWLATTTRRECWRLLRLGRRTQPFDPHDDSVDGHVGVFLLVDPAGPDEDLLRAERRQALRDAFAQLPSRCQELLALLTADPPASYREIGERLGMPTGSVGPTQARCLAKLRDCPALAQYVRSSPDRTEGTGGERDGAVAARR; the protein is encoded by the coding sequence ATGAGGGCCCCCGGCGCGGCGGGGCGCGGACCGGTGCCGGAGCCCGGCCCCGGCGCCCTGGTCGGCGCCGCCGCCTCCGGCGACGAGGCGGCCTGGGCGGAGCTGGTCCGGCGGTACACTCCGCTCGTGTTGTCGGTGATCCGGGCGCACCACCTCGACCGGGCCGACGCCGCCGACGTCAACCAGACCGTCTGGCTGCGGCTGGTCGAGCAGTTGGGGCGGCTGCGCGAGTCCGACGCGCTACCGGCCTGGCTGGCGACCACCACCCGGCGCGAGTGCTGGCGGCTGCTGCGGCTCGGCCGGCGCACCCAGCCGTTCGACCCGCACGACGACTCGGTCGACGGGCACGTCGGCGTCTTCCTCCTGGTCGATCCGGCCGGGCCGGACGAGGACCTGCTGCGGGCGGAGCGACGGCAGGCGCTGCGGGACGCGTTCGCCCAGCTCCCGTCCCGCTGTCAGGAGCTGCTCGCGCTGCTCACCGCGGATCCGCCGGCCAGCTACCGGGAGATCGGCGAACGACTCGGCATGCCGACCGGAAGCGTCGGCCCCACCCAGGCCCGTTGTCTGGCGAAGCTACGCGACTGCCCGGCACTGGCCCAGTACGTCCGATCGTCCCCGGACAGGACGGAGGGGACCGGAGGTGAGCGTGATGGCGCAGTGGCCGCCCGCCGGTGA
- the trpS gene encoding tryptophan--tRNA ligase gives MSAARMLTGDRPTGRLHLGHYVGSIANRVRLHKRYESFFIIADLHMLTTRNTREDISRITDNAREMVLDVLAAGVEPDQATFYLQSAVPEVGDLFTLLQNLVTVPRLERVPSLKEMARAAGKEEMPYGLLGYPVLQAADILCVRAGVVPVGKDNAAHVEVTREIARRFNHLYGDVFPVPELIQAETPALVGTDGRAKMSKSLGNAIDLADEPAVVRRKVLGMYTDPNRIRADVPGRVDGNPVFVYHDVFNPDRAEVAELADRYRAGRIGDVEVKERLAVAVNHFLDPIRERRARFAAERGLVDRLIVEGTERTRDEVRQTVTEVRRAMGLTGAYQRIRRRAERARRVTDPA, from the coding sequence ATGTCCGCTGCACGGATGCTCACCGGCGACCGCCCGACCGGGCGGCTGCACCTCGGCCACTACGTCGGCAGCATCGCCAACCGGGTCCGACTGCACAAGCGTTACGAGAGCTTCTTCATCATCGCCGACCTGCACATGCTCACCACCAGGAACACCCGGGAGGACATCTCCCGGATCACCGACAACGCCCGGGAGATGGTCCTCGACGTCCTCGCCGCCGGGGTCGAGCCGGACCAGGCGACGTTCTACCTCCAGTCCGCCGTGCCGGAGGTCGGTGACCTGTTCACCCTCCTCCAGAACCTGGTCACCGTGCCGAGGCTGGAACGGGTGCCGTCGCTCAAGGAGATGGCCCGGGCCGCCGGCAAGGAGGAGATGCCGTACGGGCTGCTCGGCTATCCGGTCCTCCAGGCGGCGGACATCCTCTGCGTACGCGCCGGGGTGGTGCCGGTCGGCAAGGACAACGCGGCCCACGTCGAGGTCACCCGGGAGATCGCCCGCCGGTTCAACCACCTCTACGGGGACGTCTTCCCCGTACCGGAGCTGATCCAGGCCGAGACGCCCGCGCTGGTCGGCACGGACGGGCGGGCCAAGATGAGCAAGAGCCTGGGCAACGCGATCGACCTGGCCGACGAGCCGGCCGTGGTCCGGCGCAAGGTGCTGGGGATGTACACCGACCCGAACCGGATCCGGGCCGACGTGCCGGGTCGGGTCGACGGCAACCCGGTCTTCGTCTACCACGACGTGTTCAACCCGGACCGGGCCGAGGTGGCCGAGCTGGCCGACCGCTACCGGGCCGGACGGATCGGCGACGTCGAGGTCAAGGAGCGGCTGGCCGTCGCGGTCAACCACTTCCTGGACCCGATCCGGGAACGCCGGGCCCGGTTCGCTGCCGAGCGTGGGCTGGTCGACCGCCTGATCGTCGAGGGCACCGAACGGACCCGCGACGAGGTGCGGCAGACCGTGACCGAGGTACGCCGGGCGATGGGCCTGACGGGCGCGTACCAGCGGATCCGTCGGCGGGCCGAGCGGGCCCGGCGGGTCACCGACCCGGCGTAG
- a CDS encoding response regulator transcription factor, with product MARLLLVEDDLTIRTPLVRALRDRGHAVASASTALDGLRDALDNRPDLVVLDLGLPDLDGRELLRMLRAVSQVPVIVATARDDETEIVRVLDAGADDYVVKPFTAAQLDARIRAVLRRGPAGGGADDPTLVVGGLRVDPRARQVTLDGEPVELTPREFDLLRHLATRPGEVVTKRELLTEVWQIPYGGADKTVDVHLSWLRRKLGENAQQPRYLHTVRGVGVRLDAPGNPG from the coding sequence GTGGCCCGGCTGCTGCTCGTCGAGGACGACCTGACCATCCGTACCCCGCTGGTCCGGGCGCTGCGGGACCGGGGGCACGCGGTGGCGTCCGCCTCGACCGCCCTGGACGGGCTGCGCGACGCCCTCGACAACCGCCCGGACCTGGTCGTGCTCGATCTCGGCCTGCCCGACCTCGACGGCCGGGAGCTGCTGCGGATGCTCCGCGCGGTCAGCCAGGTGCCGGTGATCGTGGCCACCGCCCGGGACGACGAGACGGAGATCGTCCGGGTCCTCGACGCGGGCGCCGACGACTACGTGGTGAAGCCGTTCACCGCCGCCCAGCTCGACGCCCGGATCCGGGCGGTGCTGCGCCGCGGGCCGGCCGGCGGCGGCGCGGACGATCCGACGCTGGTGGTGGGTGGGCTGCGGGTCGACCCCCGCGCCCGGCAGGTCACCCTGGACGGCGAGCCCGTCGAGCTGACCCCACGCGAGTTCGACCTGCTGCGTCACCTCGCCACCCGGCCCGGCGAGGTGGTCACCAAACGGGAGCTGCTGACCGAGGTCTGGCAGATCCCGTACGGCGGCGCGGACAAGACCGTCGACGTGCACCTGTCGTGGCTACGCCGCAAGCTCGGCGAGAACGCCCAGCAACCCCGCTACCTGCACACCGTACGGGGAGTGGGCGTCCGGCTCGACGCGCCGGGGAACCCGGGGTGA